TAATTTCAAATAATTCTTTTGTTTCCTGTGGAGTCAAAACTGCTGTAGGTTCATCAAGAATTAAGATTTCAGCACCTCTATAAATGGTTTTTAAAATCTCAACTCTCTGTTGCATACCTACTGGTATATCCTCGATTTTTGCATCAACATCTACAAACAAACCGTATTTTTCTGAAAGTTCTTTAACTTCCTTTCTGGCCTTTTTTAAATCAAATGTCATTCCTCTTTTTGGTTCAGAACCAAGAACTATATTTTCTGCAACTGTTAATGTATCCACAAGCATAAAATGCTGGTGAACCATACCAATACCAGCTTTTATGGCATCACCTGGACCTTTAAACACCTTTTTTTCACCAAAAATATAAATATCTCCGGATGTTGGTGTATAAAGTCCATAAAGCTGGTTCATCAATGTTGATTTTCCTGCACCGTTTTCACCGATTATAGAATGAACCTCTCCCTTTTTCACTAAAAAATTAACATGATCGTTTGCGAGAACTTTAGGGAAACGCTTAACAATATCTTTCATTATTACAGCGTATTCCTTTTTATTAATAGAAGAAAGATCTATACTCAACTTTTACACCTCCTGAACAAGCTGCTATTAGTTATTGTTAATACTTTATGAATATCTCACAATATTCATAAAGTATTAACAATTAAATTTATAAATGAGGCGGGAATAACCCGCCCCCTGTATTACTATCAATAAAATTCAATTAAAATGGAAATTCGATATCTGTTGTGAAGTTGTTTAAATCATTTTCATTATCAGGAACTACTAACATACCTGTTTTAATTGCATAATTTAAGTATTCAACTTCTGCTAAGATTCTTGAAGGAACCATACCTTTTGTGTATTTCATTGGTGATAATCCAACACCATCTTCCTGTGCACCTAATACTTCTAATCCACCTTTAAATCTGTTTCTGTATGCATCTCTTACACCATAATATGATGCATTGTCAACTCTCTTTAAAGCACTTGCTAAAACATAACCTGGTGCCATGTAATCCTGGTCTGAGTCAACACCAATTGCAAAGTATCCTTCGCCTTTTTCATAGTAAGCATCAACAATTTTTGCTAAATCAGCATTTGCATCTAAACCGTATACTTTTAATGATTTTTCTTTTGCAGCATCAATAACACCATTTCCACAAGCACCTGCTGCTGCGAAGATGATATCTGCACCCTGGTCAAATTGTGCTAATGCCATTGATTTACCTTTTGCAGCATCTGTAAATGAATCTGTATAACCAACAATAACTTCTACATTTTCTCCATAAATATCGTTGTATGCTTTAACACCTGCTACATAACCATATCTAAATCTTTCAACTGGTGGAATAGCGATACCACCAATAAATCCTACTTTTCCTGTTTTTGTCATAGCAGCTGCTAAGTAACCTACAAAGAATGCTGATTCCTGTTCTTTAAATAAGTATAATTGAATGTTCTTTGGAACATTTCCTCCTTCTGGTGGAGCAATATCAATACCTATGAACTTTGTTGCTGGGTATTGTGGAGCAACGTCAAATAATGCATTACTCATCATAAATCCTACAGCAATAACAACATCTGCTTCTTTTGCAGCGTTTGAAAGGTTATCTACATAGTCACTCTGTTCCTTTGACTGAATTACCTGAACATCAATTCCGTATTTATCTCTTGCTCTTAAAACTCCTGCCCAAGCACCATCATTAAATGACTTGTCACCTAATCCCCCAACGTCTGTTACCATAATAACCTTAAATGCAAATGAAGAAACTACAAATGCCAATACCAATAAGAAAAGAACTGCTTTCTTCATATACCTTACCTCCCTTTATGAAAATTTAGGATTAATAATCCGCTAAGTGCGGTGAATAATAACATTAATATACCAAATGTAGTATTAACACTAAACATTGTGGCATTTAAAACTGGATATTTAAATTCTGATAATACTTCAATTGTACCAGGTTTTATAAATGCAAGAATTGAAGCAACTGTCATAATACCCAATCCTACTAACTTAAACATTATCTTTTCATTTACAAAGAAGTATATAAAACCAAGTATCAACAATAACATTACCTTTGTTCCCCAGTCTGAAATCAAAGCTTTTAAATCAATTGGAATTGCCTTTTCTTCCGAAAATACATTTAACAGGTTAGCTTTATAGTCCTTTAAAACATTGGTTTTTATCATTTTACTTTCAATGTTTGATTTTAAAGTATTGGCAAAAACATCATCAGAATAAATCAAAATATTTTTCATATGTGCATTATACTCTTTTAATCTTGAATCTATATCTTTTTGTCGAATTTTTGAATTTCTCTCAAATTCTTCTAATGCTTTTTTATAATTACTGAATATTTCATTATATACATCTTTATTATCATAATACAATCCCTGTTTTAAAATATCAATAGAAGCCTTTCCATCTTCAAAATTAACATAATCTAAAATCTTCTTTTTTCCTGAATCCACTAAAAATTTCTTTAAAGATATTGTATATATATTTCTTGCTTCAGAATACTCTGCGGACAATTGTGAGCCAATAAATGCTATATCTTTATTAACAAAAGCATGAGGGAATAATAAAACATCATTTAATAAAGCCTTCTGCATAATAGAATTATGAAAATCTGGGTTTTCATCCATTCTTACCTCTTTTACATCTTTTACAAGAGGAACATTAACAATAAGCAATATTAACACAAGTAAAGATACATTTATAACTCTCCTTAACCAGTGCATATTTCTTCCAAAAGCCTGGAAGAACATTGTAATTAAAATCATGGCAAAGAATACCACGAAGAATGAACCATAAATAAATGCAGTTGTTATATCTTTTGTAAAATCAAAATATTTTATTATATATACACTTTCAACAAGAACTATACCGAGGAATAACCACTGGAAAAGATCCTTCTTTTTAAGCAATAAAATTAATATAATTAACCCAGCATAAACAGCAAACCTTATCCAATCATTGCTTCTTTCAATCTTTGCATTATCGAGGAATATATCTATAACAGCTTTTGTATCATTTTTTATTGTTTCTGGAACAAAAGATAAAACCTTTGAGGCAAGATCATCTATTTCTATTTCAAGATCTTCTCCTGTTAATCTTGTTTTGGATATCTCTAAAATTCCTTCATTTAGTACATCTTTATTTTCTTCAATAATTTTATCAAAAAATGCATCAGGTTTTCCTTCATATGTATAATATTCAGGAAATTCTAATTCTGCATTTCTATTTTTCATTCTTCTTTTAGTCAACGTTTTATTTGGCGAATCTTTTACAAGCCCTAATGAATATGCAATTGTATTCTTTATATACAAAAATCCTGTATCCTGTAAATATGAAGAATATTCTTCCATTGCAAGATAAAATGCAGGTAATGATCTAATACTTTCTTCAGACATATCCTTTCCTGCAAGAACATTTTGAACATAACTTAAAAATCCTGAAAATGCTATTTCCTGCTCTAAAGAATCAAATTTGTGCTGACTTGCAATTGAAGAAAGATGTTTTGAAATATATGAAGGTCTATCTGTATACTCAGCACTTCCTACCATCTGGGATTTATAGAATTTATAAAGCCCCATATTTTTCATTTCAGTAAAAAACCAGTTTAAATCCTCAGAATGGCT
This is a stretch of genomic DNA from Marinitoga piezophila KA3. It encodes these proteins:
- a CDS encoding BMP family lipoprotein encodes the protein MKKAVLFLLVLAFVVSSFAFKVIMVTDVGGLGDKSFNDGAWAGVLRARDKYGIDVQVIQSKEQSDYVDNLSNAAKEADVVIAVGFMMSNALFDVAPQYPATKFIGIDIAPPEGGNVPKNIQLYLFKEQESAFFVGYLAAAMTKTGKVGFIGGIAIPPVERFRYGYVAGVKAYNDIYGENVEVIVGYTDSFTDAAKGKSMALAQFDQGADIIFAAAGACGNGVIDAAKEKSLKVYGLDANADLAKIVDAYYEKGEGYFAIGVDSDQDYMAPGYVLASALKRVDNASYYGVRDAYRNRFKGGLEVLGAQEDGVGLSPMKYTKGMVPSRILAEVEYLNYAIKTGMLVVPDNENDLNNFTTDIEFPF